One region of Juglans regia cultivar Chandler chromosome 4, Walnut 2.0, whole genome shotgun sequence genomic DNA includes:
- the LOC108982716 gene encoding E3 ubiquitin-protein ligase SINAT2: MAPGSSACKEVVESYSTVSDYEIATAELETISKPTRATNGSGGQQGIYSTNGVHELLECPVCTCLMYPPIHQCPNGHTLCSNCKIRVHNCCPTCRYDLGNIRCLALEKVAESLELPCTYQTLGCTDIFPYYSKLKHEQHCRFRPFSCPYAGSECSVTGDIPTLVAHLKDDHKVDMHDGCTFNHRYVKSNPHEVENATWMLTVFNCFGRQFCLHFEAFQLGVAPVYMAFLRFMGDDNEAKKFSYSLEVGANGRKLIWQGIPRSIRDSHKKVRDSQDGLIIQRNMALYFSGGDRQELKLRVTGRIWKEE, translated from the exons ATGGCTCCTGGTAGCAGCGCTTGCAAAGAAGTTGTTGAGTCTTATTCTACAGTTTCAGATTATGAAATAGCAACAGCAGAGCTGGAGACTATTAGTAAACCTACAAGAGCTACCAATGGTTCTGGTGGACAGCAGGGGATTTATTCAACTAATGGTGTGCATGAACTGCTTGAGTGCCCCGTCTGCACATGTTTGATGTACCCTCCAATTCACCAG TGTCCAAATGGCCATACTCTGTGTTCAAACTGCAAGATAAGAGTGCACAATTGTTGCCCAACTTGCCGCTACGATCTTGGGAATATAAGGTGTTTGGCTCTGGAGAAAGTTGCTGAATCGTTGGAGCTCCCATGCACATACCAGACTTTGGGTTGCACTGATATTTTCCCATACTACAGTAAGCTTAAGCATGAGCAACACTGTCGATTCCGTCCATTCAGTTGCCCTTATGCTGGATCTGAGTGCTCTGTCACGGGTGACATCCCAACTCTTGTTGCACATCTTAAGGATGATCACAAGGTTGACATGCATGATGGGTGTACCTTCAACCATCGATATGTTAAATCAAACCCACATGAAGTTGAAAATGCCACATGGATGTTGACT GTGTTCAACTGTTTTGGAAGACAATTCTGtttgcattttgaggctttCCAGCTTGGTGTGGCACCAGTATACATGGCCTTCTTGCGATTCATGGGCGATGACAATGAGGCAAAGAAATTCAGCTATAGTTTGGAAGTTGGTGCAAATGGTCGTAAGCTCATATGGCAAGGTATACCAAGAAGCATTCGTGACAGTCATAAGAAAGTTCGTGACAGTCAGGACGGACTCATTATTCAGAGGAATATGGCTCTATACTTTTCTGGTGGGGATAGGCAAGAGCTGAAGTTGAGGGTTACTGGCCGTATATGGAAAGAAGAATAA